The nucleotide sequence CTATTAAAGATTTAAGCGCTGTAGTAACAGGGATAATTGTAGCCCTTATTCTGCCACCTTTTATTCCGCTATGGGTTGCAGCAGTAGGTTCAATATTTGCTACAGTTGTTGTTAAGTTGTTCTTTGGTGGGCTTGGAAACAATTTTATGAATCCGGCAGGAGCTGCAAAAGCTTTTATCATAGCTTCATGGGCAGCAGCTATGATAAAGCCATCAGATTTTTCTGCTGAGAGAACTGCACCGGTATTTGACTCAAAATTGTTGTCTATGGTAATTGGACAAGTAAAAGGAAATATGGGGGAAGTATCAATAGCTGCAATATTACTGGGTGGACTATATTTAGTTATAAGAAGAAAGATTTCTATAGTTACCCCGTTAGTTGCAATATTATCTTCAGCTGCCATGGCGGCACTATTAGGCTATGATGTACAATCTAAATTACTGGTTGGATCACTATTCTTTGCTGCGGTGTTTATGGCTACAGAGCCACATACTACACCTAAAAGTGCTTTAGGACAAGCTATATTTGGCTTAGGTTTTGGAATAGTATCCATGATAATTATGATTTTAGGATATAATTCTGAGGGACCATATTATGCAGTAATAATCTTAAACTTATTTACTCCGGTTATAGACCACTTTACTTCCAAGAAAACAGTAAAGGAGGCTGCTAAGTAATGCGGGAAAATTTAAAACTAGGTTTGATTTTATTTATAATAACAGCTCTTTCTGGACTTTCAATAGGATTTGTCAACGACCTTACAGCAGAAACCATAGCTGAGAACAAGGCGATTTCCTCAAGCGACTTAGCTGAGCTTTTGCCTGGAGCAACAGGCAAAACTGTTCTTGAGGTTCCTAGCGGTGATGAGTCTGAAAAGACAAAGGTGGAGGAAGCTTTTGAGGTTCAGGGGGATAGCGAAGTACTGGGACATATAATCAAGGTTACGACAACTGGCTTCCATGGGAATATAGAAATGTTTGTTGCTATTTCTAAAGAAGATAAGTTGTCTGGAATAAAAGTAATTGGACATTCTGAAACACCTGGTCTGGGAGCAAAAATAGTTGAGGAAAAGTTTAGAAGTGGGTTTGTGAGTAAGCCTGTAGAAAAGGGCATTTCTATAGTTAAAGGGCAAGCTTCTGCCGAAAACGAAGTTGATGCAATAAGCGGTGCTACAGTATCTTCAAGAGCTGTAGGAACAGGAGTTAATACTGCAATTTCTTACTATATGAAAACTATAAAGGGCGTTGATTTTGAATTGGAAGAAACCGATGGAACCTCCGGTGCTAGCGAATCAGATGCTACTTCTGGCGCCAGTGGCTCTGATGCAGCTTCGGGTGCAAGTGAAGCAGCATCAGATGGAACCTCTGGTGCAAGTGAGTGACAAAAGCTTTGAGAAAAGGAGTGGAAAAATGAATAAGTTAGTTGAGAGATTTAAGAATGGATTAATCACCGAAAACCCAACTTTTGTTCAGGTTTTAGCCATGTGTCCAACTCTAGCGGTTACAACCTCTGCGGAAAATGCATTAGGTATGGGCTTAGCTACAATGGTAGTTTTAATATTTTCAAATGCAATGATTTCAGCACTGAGAAAGGTTATACCGGATAAAATTAGAATTCCCGGATATATAGTAATAATCGCATCCTTAGTTACTGTGGTTCAAATGTTAATGGAGGGCTATGTACCGGCCTTATATAAATCTCTTGGTATATTTATACCCTTGATAGTTGTTAACTGTATTATATTAGGTAGAGCAGAAGCCTATGCTAACAGAAATCCTATCTTACCAGCAATTTTTGATGCTATAGGAATGGGATTAGGCTTTACTGCAGGCTTACTTGCTGTAGGTACCATAAGAGAAATTCTGGGTGCAGGTACCTTCTTTGGAACTCAGGTTATGCCTGAAGCATACAAACCGGCATCAATTATGATATTGGCACCGGGAGCCTTCTTTACTCTTGGAACACTAATGGCTGTAATCAATTATGTGAACATTAAAAAGGCGAAGAAAGCCGGGACTAAAGCTAAAACTTTAGATCATAACTGTTCGAGCTGCAGCATGGCATCTCAGTGCCATGGAAACAACGTGTAAGGGAGGTACATTAGTATGGAGATATTTTTGATTTTTATAAGTGGCATATTCATCAATAACTATGTGCTTTCTAAATTTTTGGGCATATGCTCCTTTCTTGGGGTTTCCAAAAAGAAAGAAGCAGCCATTGGTATGGGATTAGCTGTTACCTTTGTTATGATAATAGCTTCCTTAATGACCTATATAGTTAATACCTTTATATTGATTCCTTTGAAATTGGAATACTTATCAACAATAGCTTTCATTCTTGTTATAGCTGCCTTGGTGCAGTTTGTTGAAATGGTTATAAAGAAATATTCACCTGGCTTGTATAAGGCTCTGGGAATATATCTTCCACTTATTACAACAAACTGTGCTGTTTTAGGTATGACCATGTTAAATGTTCAGGAATCATATAATTTACTGGAATCAGTAGCTAACGGAATTGCCTCTGCTCTTGGATTTATGCTTGCTATAGTACTTATGTCCTTTATCAGACAGAACGTAGACAGCAATGAAAATATACCGGAAACACTCAGAGGACTTCCAATAACCCTTTTTACAGCCTGTCTCATGTCCATAGCATTTTTGGGCTTCCAAGGACTAATAAGATAGGTAAGGGGAGGTAGAGCGTTATGGATTACATGAATATATTAAGTGCTGTTCTAAGCTTAGGGTTTTTAGGTTTACTCTTCGGTGTTCTGCTGGGCTATGCCGCAAAGAAATTTCACGTTGAAATGGATGAAAGAATACCAAAGATAAGAGAAGTACTGCCAGGAGCCAACTGTGGTGGCTGCGGTTATGCAGGTTGTGAGGCCTATGCAACTGCAATAGTAGAAGAAGGAGCACCATTAACTGCCTGTACCGTAGGTGGTGCTGCCTGTGCTTCAAAAATAGCTGAGATTATGGGAGCTCAAATAGGAGAAGTTGCAGTGGAGGTGGCTAAGAAAGTTGCCTTTGTTAAATGCAGCGGCAATTGTTCTTCCAGAAAGATAAAAGCGGACTTGCAGGGAGTAACTACCTGTAAGGAAGCTGCGGCTCTGGAAGGTCTGGCAGGCTGTTCATACGGCTGTTTTGGCTGCGGTGACTGCGTGAAGGCTTGTAAGTTCGGTGCCATAGCTGTAGTTGATGGGGTGGCAGTGGTTGACGAAGTAAAATGCGTAAATTGTGGAGCTTGTATAAAAGCTTGTCCTCAGAATCTTATTGAATCAGTGCCAATGGATAATGCTTATAGAGTGGCATGTAATTCAAAGGATATTGGTAAGACTACAAGAGAAAATTGCTCAAAGGGATGTATTGCTTGTAGAATATGTGAAAAGAATTGTCCTGTACAGGCAATTGCTGTGGACAATAATATAGCTTCTGTGGATTATACTAAGTGTACAAACTGTGGTCTGTGTGCTTTCAAATGTCCTGTTAAGGTAATTACCGGAATACAGATTAAACAACCAGAAATGGTATAAAAGAGAATGAGGGCTATCATAGCCCTCATTCTTTTTTTGCTTAGTATCTGCCTCTTCCGCAGCCAGCGCAGGATAAGAAGAATAATGCGATTATGAATAATACTCCGTTTCCTATTACGTCATTTCCTTTGCCTTTTCTGTCGCAATCATCATAGTCATCGTCCTTGTCAAATCCGAAGCCTTTTCCATGCTTTGAGAATTGAAGAACTATAAGAATTAGTATGATAAGGGTTGGGAAATCGCAGATACAATTCTTATCACCTGTGTATGGCATGCAAACGGGTTTTGGTTCACACATAGGTCTACAATGACATCTACTCATTTTTTAATCCACCTTTCAAATAAGTTTTATTTTTTATTATCTTGCAGCAATTTATGGCATGTATCAACTGTGCCGTACGTTACACAGTCAACAGAATGCCGGTTTTCTTTGGATTCTAATATATCATATGATTTCTGTACAAATTTGCTACTAGTGATTTATTTGAATTAAAATAAAAATTCGCATATGAAAGAAATTGCGTTGTGACGCAATTTTCTTATATGCCTTACTATATCAAAAGTAATTGACAATAATCGCTAACTGTACTATAATCTAAGATAGCCGAAATGCTGTGAAGCGGATAAGTACTTAAGCAGAGAGCTTAAAGAGAGTGGCGGTTGGTGGAAAGCCATAGCGAACGTTTAAGGAAAATCACCGTGGAGCTGATAGCTGAAATAGTGTTTCATAATACTGAGTAAGCGAGTCCGTAAGCCTACGTTACAGGATAGAGTATAGACTGGAATTAAGCTTTATTGATTCTGAATATGTACTTGATTTGTGTACTTTAGAGGTGGTATTGCGAATATAACTTCGTCCTGTAGGGCGAAGTTTTTTATTTACTTATAGAGTTTAAAACAATACATATAAATACTCTCACTTTTAATGAGTTTTTAATAACATAATTTGGTTATACTAGTATATAATTCATTAATATCTGAAAAGTAGACTATACAATGGAAGGAAAGGGGAAACAAGATGTACAAAAAAGTAGATTCTTCCAAGGGCTTTGTACAAATTGAAAAAGACATACGAAAGCTTTGGGAAGAGAAGAATGTGATTCAAAAAAACTTTGACATGAACAAAGAAGGTGAATACTTTACTTTTTATGACGGACCGCCAACAGCAAATGGTAAGCCCCATGTTGGTCATATTATAACAAGAGTTATTAAGGACCTTATACCAAGATATAAGGTTATGAAGGGATATAAGGTATTAAGAAAAGCCGGTTGGGACACACATGGACTTCCGGTAGAACTTGAAATAGAAAAGAAGCTGGGTATCTCAGGGAAACCTCAGATAGAAGAGTATGGTGTAGAAGAGTTTATAAAGCATTGTAAGGAAAGCGTATTTACCTACGTTAATATGTGGGAGGATATGTCTAAAAAAATTGGTTATTGGGTTGATATGGATAATCCTTATGTAACCTATCACAATGATTACATTGAATCCGAATGGTGGGCACTAAAGAAAATGTGGGAAAAGGATCTTTTATACAAGGGTCATAAAATAGTACCATACTGCCCAAGATGCGGAACTGGTCTTTCATCACATGAAGTTGCACAAGGCTACAAGGATGTTAAGGAAGCAACTGCTTTTGTAAAGTTCAAGATAAAGGGAGAAACTAACAAGTATATACTTGCTTGGACAACAACTCCATGGACTTTACCTTCCAACGTTGCCTTAGCGGTAAATAGAAAATATGATTATGCAGAGGTAAAAGTTCATGATGAGTATTTTATACTCGCTAAAGACCTCTTATCTGTATTAAACCATGAACATGAAGTTATAAGAGAGTTCAAAGGCGAAGATATCTTAGGAATGGAATATGAGCAATTATTCCCCTTTGCCACTCCGGATAAGAAGGCCTTCTATGTTATCCATGGAGACTTTGTTACCTTGACTGACGGTACAGGAGTAGTTCATATTGCACCTGCTTATGGAGAAGACGATAATCTTGTTGGTCAGAAATATGGATTACCGCTTATCAATCTGGTAGATGGAGAAGGAAAGTTCGTTGAGAGTGTTGAGCCATGGGCTGGAGTATTTGTTAAGAAGGCAGATCCAAAAATACTAGAATATATGGCAGAACATAACATGCTCTATAAGTCAGAAAAGTTCACTCACTCCTATCCACACTGCTGGAGATGTGACACACCGCTGCTTTACTATCCAAAGGACAGCTGGTTTGTAAAGATGACTGCCCTTAGAGATAAATTGCTTGAAAACAATAATAAGATCAACTGGTATCCTGACAATATAAGAACCGGTAGATTTGGTAAGTTCCTTGAAAATGTTATAGACTGGGGTATTTCAAGAGATAGATACTGGGGAACTCCGCTGCCAATTTGGCAATGTGACTGCGGCCACAAGGAATGTATCGGCAGCATAGAAGAACTAAAGCAAAAGGGAATAAATACTCCTGAAAATATAGAGCTTCATAAGCCTTATATTGATGCTGTAAAGTTAAGATGTGAAAAGTGTGGAGGGGAAATGACAAGAACCGGCGAGGTTATTGACTGCTGGTTTGACTCAGGATCTATGCCTTTTGCCCAGCATCATTACCCCTTTGAGAATAAGGAATTATTTGAAGCTAACTTCCCTGCACAATTTATATCAGAGGCAGTAGATCAAACTAGAGGATGGTTCTATACACTGCTTGCTATTTCCACGGCAATATTTGATACTAATCCTTTTGAGAACTGCGTAGTATTAGGCCACGTACTTGATAAGCACGGCTTAAAGATGTCAAAGCATAAGGGAAATGTTGTAGACCCATTCGAGGTAATTGAGCATCAAGGCTCTGACGCAACAAGATGGCATTTTTACACTGCCAGTGCTCCATGGCTGCCAACCAGATTCTCTGAGGATGATGTAGCTGAGACTCAAAGAAAGTTCTTAAGCACACTGTGGAATGTTTACTCCTTCTATGTGCTTTATGCAAGCTTAGACAATTTCGATCCTACAAAGCATGCAGACTTTGAATCCGGAAATGTTATGGATAAGTGGATTATGTCAAAGCTTAATACCTTAGTGAAGACTGTGGATGAAGATCTGGATGGATACAGAATAACTCAAGCTGCACTAGCAATAGAGTCCTTTACTGATGAGCTATCAAATTGGTATGTAAGAAGAAACAGAGCCAGATATTGGAGTGAAGAGTTAACAGACGATAAGATTGGAGCTTATGTAACTTTATATAGAGTTCTTGTTACACTTTGTAAGGTAGCAGCTCCATTTGTACCATTCATGACTGAAGAGATTTACCAAAACTTGGTTGTAAACTTGGATCCTTCTGCACCGGAGAGCATACATCTATGCATGTGGCCGGAGTACAATGCTGATACGGTAGATAAGGACCTGGAGAAGGCTATGGACCTTGCTTACAGCATTGTTAAGCTTGGTAGAAGCGCAAGAAATGGTGCCAATATTAAGAATAGACAGCCATTGTCAGAAATGCTTGTAAGTACTGCAGCACTTCCTGAGTACTACGGAGATATAATTAAAGATGAGTTGAACATTAAGAAGGTTCAATTTGGTGCCGATCTTTCAAAGTATGTTAATTTTGAAATTAAGCCAAATCTTCCTGTATTGGGAAAGTCTTACGGTAAGATGATTCCTGCAATAAGAAAAGAAATTGCCAGCAGAAATCAGATGGAGCTTGCTCAGGAAGTACAAAGCGGTAAGTCTGTAGTAATCAACGTTGATGGAACAGAAATTGAGCTCAACAAGGAGAACTTGCTGGTTACAATGCAGGGCTTGGAAGGTTTTGCTTTTGCCGGTGAAGGAACAATAGGTGTAGTACTTGATACTCATATCAGTGATGAATTGAGAGAGGAAGGACACCTTAGAGAAATTGTCAGCAAGATTCAGAATATGAGAAAAGAAAGCGGCTTTGAAGTTGCTGACAGAATCAATCTCTATATAGCCGGCAATGACATGTTAGAGGCTGTAGGTAAGAAATTTGAGGATGTAATAAAGAGAGAAACTCTGACTGTTGAAGTTGTATACGGAAGCGATAAGGCAGGTATAGAATTTAATATTAACGGTGAAAAGCTAAAAATGGCTGTTGAAGTAGTTAAGTAATTAATATTGCGGAAAATCTTTATGTATAAGATTTTCCGCATTTTTTTCTGTCACCAACCGTAAAGAGCAACATATAATAATCTAGTAAGTATACTCTTACATACTTATTTATATGAGTAATTTTTCAGGAGGCTATAAATGAGTGAAGAATATTTATCCATGGAAGAAATGAGAGAATTTGTTCCTGGAACAACAGCAGGGCCCTTTTCACCTGGAACATCTGCTTTTGCGGCAGGCGCACCGGCACCAATATTTTTCGGTTCTACACAACCTACATTTCCGAGTTTTTCAGTGACTCCCAGTGGAGAATTGGTTGGAGGACCTGCTGCTGTGGGAGCTGGACAGCAAGTACCGGGAGCAGCACAGCAAATACAGGCAGTACCTCAGGCAACCCCTGGCCAAGTACAACAGGTTATTCCTGGTTTAGGGCTTCAAACACCAACGCCAGAAAGTTATTTATATACACAGGGATATCTGCGAACTCAAATAGGAAAAAACGTTAGAATTGAATTTCTTATTGGTGAAAGCATACTCACAGATAGAAGAGGAATATTAAGGCAGGTTGGCATAGACTATGTAGTAATTCAAGAAGCAGATTCTGACGATCTCCTCACCTGTGATTTATATTCTATTAAATTTGTAACTACTTATCTGTAATCTATTGTATTAGATGATAAATAAAAATTATGCCTTATGTTCTAATTTCCTCTAAAATCTAATATCGGATTGTACACATTTGGGGCTGTCGCACAAAAAAGACCGGCAGCTCTCTTTATTTAAGATAAGGATATGTTATGTTTATAATAAAATTGCCAAGCAATAAAATTCAGATAAGCAACATAGTTTTATATATTCAAGAAAATTCTGAAAAATGCTTTAAAAATAATGAAGAATTATGTAAAATAGAAGTATAAGGAACATAATAATTTAACAGAAGGAGGGCTATATATGAAGGTAATAAAAAAAGACAGAAGAATACAGGACTTCGACCTCAGGAAGACAGTATTATCTATTGAAAGGGCCTCTGACGATTTAAATGAATCAATTAATGAATCTGATGCCGAGAATATTGCTAATAGTATTACCAGGGAATTAAACAAACTTGGTATAAATATGATAGAAAGCTATAAAATAAAGGATATCATCATACAGGTTTTGCAGGAGTTAGGATTCAATGGTTTAGCGAATATATATGCAAGGGGAAGTAAGCAATAATTAATATTGTTTTCATAATGTTTTCATAAAATAAGTATTTTATCTTGTAAAGCTTTCAATTTATAAGTATAATTATATTTAATTACAAAATCTCTATTGGCTGACGGTATGGAGTATTGAGAATAATAAATTGTATCATTGGGGAGTGAATAATATGTCAGTTTCAATTAAAGATGTTGCAAAAGAAGCCGGTGTTTCTATAGCAACAGTATCAAGGGTATTAAATGATGTTGACGTTGTAAATGAAGATACAAAAAAGAAGGTTCAGGATGCCATAAAAAAACTGGGCTATAGGCCTAATATTGTGGCCAGAAGCTTAAAGACACAGAGAACTAGGACAGTAGGAATATTAATTCCTGATATATCAAGCCAGTTCTATCCTGAGATTGTTAGAGGGACAGAAGACGTGGCAAATATTTACGACTATAATATAATACTTTGTAACTCAGATTCAGACCTTGAAAAAGAAAAGGAATATTTGAGAGTACTAAAGGAAAAGATGGTAGACGGAGTTTTATACATGAGCAGCTCTCTTGAGCCTGAGATAGTTGAATTAATAAAAGAGCTTGACCTTAAAACCGTTCTTGTAGTAACTTCAGACAAGGATAAGACTTTCCCAAGCGTTTCAATCGATAATAGGGAAGCGGCCTACGACGCAACCATGTTTCTTTTAAATAAGGGTAATAAAAAGGTTGCCTACATAGGTGTGCATAAGGATGAAGTGAATGCTGCGGCAGTTAGATACTTCGGCTATGAAGATGCCTTAAAGGAAAAGGGCATGGAAATTGATGAAAACTTTGTTTACTTTGGCGAACAAAAAGCTCATGAAGGCTATGAAGGAGTAAACAAAATATTGGAAAAGGGAACTTTTGATGCTCTGTTCTGTGCCTCAGATGAAATAGCCATGGGTGCCATAAATTCACTAAGAGATAAAGGAATAAGAGTGCCTGAAGATGTTGATGTAATAGGTTTTGACAATATCTATTCATCATCCATATTTTATCCAAAGCTCACTACAGTGGCTCAACCAATGTATGATATGGGATCTGTAGGTATGAGAATGCTTATTAAAACTATTAACAAGAAAGAATTGGAAGAGAAGAATTACATTCTTCCTTATGAAATTATTGAAAGAGATTCAACAAAGAGATAATAAAAAGAAAGTATCGGTTAAATTAACTGATACTTTCTTTTCTTATTTATATAAATCATAGGCTTTATTTGCTTTTATGGTCTTACTATCGAAGTCGACCCAGAACATGCTGTAACTATATTCTGTTTCCTGCCCATACTGCCTGCTATAAAGTAAGCCTTATTGCCAAAGACATGAATTGGGGAAGTTGCATAGATTAAGTTGGGAATCTGTATAATTTCCTCCAGAACTGTAACCAGGTATTTCCTGTGAATTTCAAGATTCTTTGAATTTGTAATCATTATAGGTATGCATACCTGTAATACTATATTTATCCTCTGAATTGAAGAATAACTTTTTACTAAAATCAGTTAAGGTCACCTGATAAAAGTTCCTTTTTAGGGGATCAAGGTCTTGCTCCATATAGAACAGGCTTTTACCGTCATCACTTATGGTATAAGTGTAGGCACCAGAGGTAATTTGACGCATTTCATTGGGAGACTGCAGCGGTACTGTCATTATTTTAGTGTCCTCCATAAAATATAGATTATTGTCGTAAACTAAAAGATTGTAAAACCTTCCAGATTTTACTATAGTAAAGTTTTCACCGGTTTGCTTGATCTTGCAGATATAACCTTTATTGTTGATAAAGTAAACCCATTCGCCTACAATGTTTATATAAGATACTTGTTCATTGTATATTTCTCTAAGTGCAGTGGCAGCATCTAATTGGCTCACAGATAGGTTAAAGCCTTTAAGGGTCTTATTGTCATGATAGCTGAAAAAAATGTTACTGACATTTTGGCTGAAGCATCTTACTTATATTATACAATATTTAACATTGAAATACACTAATTATTCAGGGCTGGAGGGTTATTAATGCAGAGAGTTCAAATTGCAGATAAAAACATTGAGTATGTGATAATTAGAAACAACCGAAAAACACTTGAGCTATCTATAAATGAAGAAGGTAAGATAATAATTAAAGCACCCCGTAGATGCAGTAAAGAATTAATAGAAAGATTTTTAAAGGAAAAGGAAACCTGGCTAGGTAATAGACTTAAAGCCATGGAAAAGCTTCAGAAAAGCAGAAGGATAAGAGAGTTTTGTGATGGAGAAAAACTTCTCTATTCAGGACAAGAATATACTTGCAAGGTGGAGGTTAAGGAGGGGAGCAGAATGTACGGTGGGTTCGACGGCAAGGAGTTTACTATTGCAATACCTTCTTCAATAAAATACGATGATAGGAGAGCTGCATGTAAAGAAGTGGCTTTGCAGCTGTATAAAAAAATAGCCAAAAGGGTACTTCAGGATAGAACCTCACATTATAGCAAAATTATTGGTGTGCATGTAAACAGAATATACATAAAGGAGCAGAAAACCCTATGGGGCAGCTGCTCTTCTAAGAATAACATAAACTATAACTGGAAGCTTGTAATGGCACCCTTATGGGTATTGGATTATGTTGTGATTCATGAATTATGCCATATTTTACAAAGAAATCATTCTAAGTTATTTTGGTTAGAAGTAGAAAAGTATATGCCTAACTATAAAGAGGCAGTGGAATGGTTGAAACAGCATGGAAGAAAGTTGCAATTAGAATATATTTACTAAAAAAATATTCTGCTCTTAGCAGAATTTACATCTAAAGTCTAAATTCTAATAGCTGTCATCTAAAAAAAAGTGGCCTAAGGCCACTTTTTTATAATATTCCTTCTGTTTTCAATATGTTCTCCAACTCTTGAACCTTTTTTGAAAGCACATCAAATTTTTCCTTGATTAAATCCTTTGGTGAGTCAACTGTACTTAGGGCTGCCTCCATATCCTCTACTAATTTAAGTGCTTCTTCTATCTCTTGTTTAGCAATATCTAAATTAGTCTGTTCCATTCTCTTTGTCCCCTTTAGTTTAGATTATGTCTATATTTATATGACTTTTCATATATAAAAGGAGCATGAAACATAAACTCCTTTTCATAACCACAGCTTGAACAAATACATTCGCATATATCAAAAGGTTCACCATCTATCAGTGAAATTTGAAGGGCTTCCGCAATAAATTCACCACCACACACTTCACAAGGTGTCATGTTTATTACTTCGTACTCACTTTCAATATACTTCATTATATCTCTTAATATCATCTTGTCCTCCATAAATATTGTTGCTAATTAAATGGTATCATTTAAAGATTTTAATTTCAATAAAAAAGCTAATAAAT is from Clostridium thermarum and encodes:
- the rsxE gene encoding electron transport complex subunit RsxE; protein product: MNKLVERFKNGLITENPTFVQVLAMCPTLAVTTSAENALGMGLATMVVLIFSNAMISALRKVIPDKIRIPGYIVIIASLVTVVQMLMEGYVPALYKSLGIFIPLIVVNCIILGRAEAYANRNPILPAIFDAIGMGLGFTAGLLAVGTIREILGAGTFFGTQVMPEAYKPASIMILAPGAFFTLGTLMAVINYVNIKKAKKAGTKAKTLDHNCSSCSMASQCHGNNV
- a CDS encoding RnfABCDGE type electron transport complex subunit G, whose translation is MRENLKLGLILFIITALSGLSIGFVNDLTAETIAENKAISSSDLAELLPGATGKTVLEVPSGDESEKTKVEEAFEVQGDSEVLGHIIKVTTTGFHGNIEMFVAISKEDKLSGIKVIGHSETPGLGAKIVEEKFRSGFVSKPVEKGISIVKGQASAENEVDAISGATVSSRAVGTGVNTAISYYMKTIKGVDFELEETDGTSGASESDATSGASGSDAASGASEAASDGTSGASE
- the rsxA gene encoding electron transport complex subunit RsxA, which gives rise to MEIFLIFISGIFINNYVLSKFLGICSFLGVSKKKEAAIGMGLAVTFVMIIASLMTYIVNTFILIPLKLEYLSTIAFILVIAALVQFVEMVIKKYSPGLYKALGIYLPLITTNCAVLGMTMLNVQESYNLLESVANGIASALGFMLAIVLMSFIRQNVDSNENIPETLRGLPITLFTACLMSIAFLGFQGLIR
- a CDS encoding ATP cone domain-containing protein; the protein is MKVIKKDRRIQDFDLRKTVLSIERASDDLNESINESDAENIANSITRELNKLGINMIESYKIKDIIIQVLQELGFNGLANIYARGSKQ
- a CDS encoding RnfABCDGE type electron transport complex subunit D, with the protein product MIDVLIALLPVIVAGTYFYGFSTLGVIAVGAVASVIAEAVFNVIVKRKQTIKDLSAVVTGIIVALILPPFIPLWVAAVGSIFATVVVKLFFGGLGNNFMNPAGAAKAFIIASWAAAMIKPSDFSAERTAPVFDSKLLSMVIGQVKGNMGEVSIAAILLGGLYLVIRRKISIVTPLVAILSSAAMAALLGYDVQSKLLVGSLFFAAVFMATEPHTTPKSALGQAIFGLGFGIVSMIIMILGYNSEGPYYAVIILNLFTPVIDHFTSKKTVKEAAK
- a CDS encoding RnfABCDGE type electron transport complex subunit B, translating into MDYMNILSAVLSLGFLGLLFGVLLGYAAKKFHVEMDERIPKIREVLPGANCGGCGYAGCEAYATAIVEEGAPLTACTVGGAACASKIAEIMGAQIGEVAVEVAKKVAFVKCSGNCSSRKIKADLQGVTTCKEAAALEGLAGCSYGCFGCGDCVKACKFGAIAVVDGVAVVDEVKCVNCGACIKACPQNLIESVPMDNAYRVACNSKDIGKTTRENCSKGCIACRICEKNCPVQAIAVDNNIASVDYTKCTNCGLCAFKCPVKVITGIQIKQPEMV
- a CDS encoding M48 family metallopeptidase, whose protein sequence is MQRVQIADKNIEYVIIRNNRKTLELSINEEGKIIIKAPRRCSKELIERFLKEKETWLGNRLKAMEKLQKSRRIREFCDGEKLLYSGQEYTCKVEVKEGSRMYGGFDGKEFTIAIPSSIKYDDRRAACKEVALQLYKKIAKRVLQDRTSHYSKIIGVHVNRIYIKEQKTLWGSCSSKNNINYNWKLVMAPLWVLDYVVIHELCHILQRNHSKLFWLEVEKYMPNYKEAVEWLKQHGRKLQLEYIY
- the ileS gene encoding isoleucine--tRNA ligase; its protein translation is MYKKVDSSKGFVQIEKDIRKLWEEKNVIQKNFDMNKEGEYFTFYDGPPTANGKPHVGHIITRVIKDLIPRYKVMKGYKVLRKAGWDTHGLPVELEIEKKLGISGKPQIEEYGVEEFIKHCKESVFTYVNMWEDMSKKIGYWVDMDNPYVTYHNDYIESEWWALKKMWEKDLLYKGHKIVPYCPRCGTGLSSHEVAQGYKDVKEATAFVKFKIKGETNKYILAWTTTPWTLPSNVALAVNRKYDYAEVKVHDEYFILAKDLLSVLNHEHEVIREFKGEDILGMEYEQLFPFATPDKKAFYVIHGDFVTLTDGTGVVHIAPAYGEDDNLVGQKYGLPLINLVDGEGKFVESVEPWAGVFVKKADPKILEYMAEHNMLYKSEKFTHSYPHCWRCDTPLLYYPKDSWFVKMTALRDKLLENNNKINWYPDNIRTGRFGKFLENVIDWGISRDRYWGTPLPIWQCDCGHKECIGSIEELKQKGINTPENIELHKPYIDAVKLRCEKCGGEMTRTGEVIDCWFDSGSMPFAQHHYPFENKELFEANFPAQFISEAVDQTRGWFYTLLAISTAIFDTNPFENCVVLGHVLDKHGLKMSKHKGNVVDPFEVIEHQGSDATRWHFYTASAPWLPTRFSEDDVAETQRKFLSTLWNVYSFYVLYASLDNFDPTKHADFESGNVMDKWIMSKLNTLVKTVDEDLDGYRITQAALAIESFTDELSNWYVRRNRARYWSEELTDDKIGAYVTLYRVLVTLCKVAAPFVPFMTEEIYQNLVVNLDPSAPESIHLCMWPEYNADTVDKDLEKAMDLAYSIVKLGRSARNGANIKNRQPLSEMLVSTAALPEYYGDIIKDELNIKKVQFGADLSKYVNFEIKPNLPVLGKSYGKMIPAIRKEIASRNQMELAQEVQSGKSVVINVDGTEIELNKENLLVTMQGLEGFAFAGEGTIGVVLDTHISDELREEGHLREIVSKIQNMRKESGFEVADRINLYIAGNDMLEAVGKKFEDVIKRETLTVEVVYGSDKAGIEFNINGEKLKMAVEVVK
- a CDS encoding DUF5050 domain-containing protein, whose protein sequence is MSQLDAATALREIYNEQVSYINIVGEWVYFINNKGYICKIKQTGENFTIVKSGRFYNLLVYDNNLYFMEDTKIMTVPLQSPNEMRQITSGAYTYTISDDGKSLFYMEQDLDPLKRNFYQVTLTDFSKKLFFNSEDKYSITGMHTYNDYKFKES
- a CDS encoding LacI family DNA-binding transcriptional regulator, giving the protein MSVSIKDVAKEAGVSIATVSRVLNDVDVVNEDTKKKVQDAIKKLGYRPNIVARSLKTQRTRTVGILIPDISSQFYPEIVRGTEDVANIYDYNIILCNSDSDLEKEKEYLRVLKEKMVDGVLYMSSSLEPEIVELIKELDLKTVLVVTSDKDKTFPSVSIDNREAAYDATMFLLNKGNKKVAYIGVHKDEVNAAAVRYFGYEDALKEKGMEIDENFVYFGEQKAHEGYEGVNKILEKGTFDALFCASDEIAMGAINSLRDKGIRVPEDVDVIGFDNIYSSSIFYPKLTTVAQPMYDMGSVGMRMLIKTINKKELEEKNYILPYEIIERDSTKR